TGCTGATGACCGACTTGTTCACCAAGGAGCGGCTGTGCAACAGGACGGTGACATCCCGCTCGCGGTGCAGCTTCCCGATGATCGGAATCATCGACTCCGCGATCTCCTCGCGGTTCTTCCAGTTGGTGAACGAGTCGTCGTTGACAGTCACGGGCCTATCTTTCGAGCTAGGTGGCGCTCATATGCTAACCACACCACCGCTTCGCTCATTCACCAGGTGGACGCGTGGGGTTTCCCGGTCGGCCGGGCGTCACGACCGTCCCCGGGAACCGAGCAGCCGGCGGGCACCGCCCGTCGACCGGTCCAAAAACACGTGGCGGGCCCGACGAGGCGTCGCTACGCTCTCGCGCGATGACGACTCATTCCCTTGGCAGATTGGGGGTCCCGTCCGCGTCAGGTGAGTGCTGATGCTCACCGCGACCGGGAACCGGGATGCCCGCCTTTCCCTCTGGCTGCGCGTGCGCGAGTGCGCCGTGCCGCCCTCCATGATCGAGACCGCGACCGCCCGCCGTCACGCCGGGGACTGGGCGGGAGCGTGCGCCGCCGCAGGCATCGACGTCGACCTCGACCTGCGTGGCGCGGCGCGTACGCACGGCCGGGAACTGGCGGCACGGCTGCGGGCCGATCTGCGCCGTCTGGCCCCGGATCTGCTGCGCTGGCACATGCCGAGAATCGCGCCCGACGGGGTGCTGCGCCCGGGTCTGACCATCGCCCTGGCACGGTACGACGCCGAAGGCGACGACGCGGAGCCGGCCCACCTCGTGGCCCGGACGCCGCCTGCCTGGGCGGACGCCGGGCAGCGGTTCAGCCTCGCGTTGTGGGACGGCTCCCGGTCCGAAGCCGGGGCCCGCCGTCACCCGCACCCGCATCCCAGCCGACGCTTCCGCCTCGACCTGCACCGTCATCTCTGGGACGCGCACAGGGCGGAGGAGCTGCGGACGCGGTCGGGGGCCGACCGGCCGCCGGGCGACGGCTGTCGCGCCGAGGAACCGGATCTTCGCGGGCACGGCTGTGCCGTCGACCGGTGGGCGGCCGAGGCCGGCATCGTGCTCCGGGCCGAGGGGCGGTCCGCCGGTTCCGTCGCCGTGCGGCTCGGGACACGGCGACGGCTGGTCCTCGACCACGACGCGGCGGCGCCGGCCCTGCGGATCTCGGCGCCCTCCTCGGGCGGTGACACCTCCGCGCTGCCGGTCCTCCCCGACGCGGCGACCTGGGTGCCGCCCGACCTGGAGCTGGTCCGCGCCGGTCTGACCGAGGCGCACCAGTTGCATCCGCTGGTCGCCGCGGCGTTGCTGCCGGACCACCCGCCGCTCCGTCCGTCCCCTCCCCTGCCGCCCGCAGGCTCGCCGGGGCAGCCGCGGCTCGTGCAGTGCCGAGGGGCTCAGCACCGTATCGGCCTGGTCGACGGCGAGCCGACCCCGCTGGACCACGACCCGGCCGAGATCCGCCGCGAGGAACTGCTCGCCGAGCTGACCGGAACTCCCCTGCCCTGCCTGCAGGCCGTCGACGCGGCGCGCGAGGAACGGGAGGCGGCCGCTCGACAGCGGATCACCTACGGCCTGTACAGGGCGGGCCTGTTCGGCCCCGGACCCGGCGACCTCCGCCCGGGTCGGCGCCGTCCCCGGGACCACCGCACGCACCCGCGCCACGCGACGCGCCCCTGACCACGCCCACCGGCCCGTCGGCCCGCCCCCCTCGCTCCTCTCCCAGCTTCAGCTCACTACGACCCGAAGGTGACCAACCATGCCCACGCACACCCCGTCCCGCTCGACACCGTCCTCCCGACCGGCCGCCGCCGAGGCGCATCCCTCCCCACTGGTGGTGGCCGACGCGCTGTCGACCCTCCTGCGCACCACCGCCACCGAACCCCGCACCGACCCCCAACTGGAAGCCCTGACCCTGGCCGTCGCCGCCGACCTTCCCGTGCTCCTGTGGGGCGAGCCGGGCATCGGCAAGACCGCGGCCCTCACCCAGCTCGCCGCGACCCTGGACCTTCCGCTGACCACGGTCGTCGCCAGCGTCCACGAGCCGTCCGACTTCTCCGGGCTGCCCGTCGTCGGGGACGATCCCGCCGCGCAGGGCGTCCCGATGGCCCCGCCGGACTGGGCGGTGCGCCTCGTACGGGCCGGCCGCGGGCTGCTGTTCCTCGACGAGTTGTCCACCGCGGCACCCGCCGTGCAGGCCGCCCTGCTCCGCCTGGTCCTCGAACGACGGGTCGGCGCCCTGCGGTTGCCGCCGGACGTGCGCGTCGTGGCGGCCGCCAATCCGCCATCCTCGGCGGCCGACGGCTGGGAGCTGAGCCCGCCGCTGGCCAACCGGTTCGTCCATCTCCAGTGGACCCACGACCACGAGGTCGTCGTACGCGGCCTGGGTGGGACATGGCCCCGGGCGACACTGCCCCGGCTCGACCCGGAGAAGCTGCCGGAGGCCGTGGACTTCGCCCGCCGCGCGGTGTGCGGCCTGCTCAGCGCACGTCCGAAGCTCGTGCACCAGCTGCCCAGCACCGAGACACGCCGGGGTGGGGCCTGGCCGTCGCCCCGGAGCTGGGAGACGGCCCTGCGCCTGATCGCCTTCGCGACCGCGGCCAGTACCTCCCGGGAGGTGCTGTCCCTGCTCGTCAGGGGCGCCGTCGGCGACGGTCCGGGGCTGGAGCTGCTGGCGAGCCTGGACCGGATGGACCTGCCCGATCCCGAGGACCTCCTCGCCGACCCGGCGGGCGCCGTGCTGCCCGAGCGGGGGGACCTGCGCCAGGCCGTCCTCGACGGCGTGGTCGCGGCGGTCCGCAGGCACCCGGACAGGTCCCGCTGGGACGCGGCGTGGGCGCTCCTGGTGCGGGCGGTGGAGACCGGGGCTCCGGACCTGGTGGTCGTCCCCGCGACCACCCTCGCCACGCTGCGCCGGGAGGACTGGGACGTGCCCGCATCGATCGAGCGGCTCGCCGGAGTTGTCTCCCTGTCCCGGCGCGCGGACCGGGCCGCCGCCCGGGTGGCCGCCGTCCCCGCGCAGGCCGGCCGATGAACCCGTCCGCACCGGGGACGCTGGACCTCGACAAGCTGTTCGCCGCCCGGCTCCAGGCCGCCCGGGCCCGCCCCTACCTGGCGACCGCGCTGTTCGCCCTGCACCCGGTGGCGTCGCGGCAGGTGTCGACGATGGCCGTCGACCCGCACTGGCGGTGCTACGTCTCGCCGGCGTTCGTGGACCGGACCCCGGTCGAGGAACTGGCGGGCGTGTGGGTGCACGAGGTGTCGCACCTGCTGCGCGACCACCACGGACGCAGCGACCGCGTCGCGCGCGAACGCGGGCTGAGCGGCCCCGGGGAACGGCTGCGGATGAACATCGCCGCTGACCTCGAGATCAACGACGACGTGTTCGGCGACGGACTGGTCCGCCCCGAGGGCGCGGTCGAGCCGCGGTCCCTGATGCTGCCCGAGGGGCAGCTCTTGGAGGACTACCTGCGTCAGTTCCGGCTCGGGCCGCGCCTGCAGCACCTCGCCTGGCTGGACTGCGGCAGCGGCGCCGACGGACTCGAACGTGCCTGGGACCTGGGACCCGACGGCGCGCACGGCCTCAGCGCGCAGGAGCGGGACGCGGTGCGGTTCCGGGTGGCCCAGGGCATCAACGGCCGCCCGGGCAGCGCCCCGCGGGGATGGCGGCGGTGGGCGGAGGAGGCCTTCCAACCGCCGCAGCCCTGGCGTGAGTTGCTGGGCGCGGCGGTGCGCTCGGCCACCTCCGGCCCGGGCGTCGGCGAGGACTACACCTACGGCCGTCCGGCGCGGCGCTCGGCCGGCGTGCCCGGCGCCGTGCTGCCGAGCCTGCGCCGCAGGCCGCCGCGCGTGTGCGTGGTCATCGACACCTCCGCCTCGGTCAGCGACGCCGAGTTGGGCGGCGCGCTCCGCGAGGTGGCGGCGATCACCCGAGCCGTGGGCGGGCGGCGGGACCTGATCACCGTGCTCTCGTGCGACGCGGCCGCCCGGTTCGTGGCCCCGCTGTGCCGCGACGAGGGGATCGGGCTGGTGGGCGGCGGCGGGACGGATCTGCGCACGGGCTTCGCCAAGGCGCTGCGGACCCGGCCCCGCCCGGACGCCCTCGTGGTCCTGACCGACGGCCGGACGCCCTGGCCGAGCACGCGGCCACCGTGCCGGACGGTGGTGGGTCTCTTCCCCCGGCAGCACACGTCCCGGCCGGGGGACGACGAGGACGATCCCGAGTACGTCCCGGACTCACCGCCGGAGTGGGCCCGGGTGGTGGTCATCGGGTCGCCGGCACCCGGCGCTCGGTGAGTGCCCGTGGAGCGCGCGTGGAGCGCCCCGGGGAAGCACGGGGCGCGCAGGGCTTCGAGCCGTCGCGTCCGGGACACGGTTCCGGCCCCTTGCCCCGCTCCCCGTCACCGACCTAACCTCACTTTGTGCCGCCAATAAACAAAACCCGTTCGCACAACGCCGTGCCGGGCAACGACCATGGACTCACCCGCCTCCGCATCGCCCTGACCACCTTCTTCGCCCTCGACGGCTTCGTCTTCGCCGGCTGGGTCGTCCGCATCCCCGCCATCAAGGAACAGACCGGCGCCTCCGCCAGCACCCTCGGGCTCGCCCTGCTCTGCGTCTCCGCCGGCGCGGTGGTCACGATGATGCTCACCGGACGCCTGTGCCGTCGCTTCGGCAGCCACCCGGTGACCGTGGTCTGCGCCGTCCTGCTCTCCCTCACCGTCGCCCTGCCGCCGCTCACCCACTCCGTGACCGCCCTCGGCGCCGTACTGCTGCTCTTCGGCGCGGCCTACGGCGGCATCAACGTCGCCTTCAACAGCGCCGCCGTCGATCTCGTCACCGCCCTGCGGCGACCGGTGATGCCCAGCTTCCACGCCGCCTTCAGCCTCGGCGGCATGGTCGGCGCCGGCCTCGGCGCACTGGTCGCAGGGTCCCTCTCCCCCACCCGGCACCTGCTCGGGCTCACCCTCGTCGGCCTGCTGGTCACCGCCCTGGCGGGACCGACGCTGCTGCGCCGGAAACCGCCGTCGCCGCCGGAACGGATGCCGTCCGACGTGCGGGCTCCCCGTCGGACCGGTGCGCGGACCCGCGGCCTCGTGCTCGTCTTCGGCCTGATCGCGCTCTGCACGGCCTACGGCGAAGGCGCCTTGGCCGACTGGGGCGCCCTGCACCTGGAGCAGGACCTGCACGCCTCGCCCGGGGTGGCGGCCGTCGGCTACTCCTGCTTCGCCCTCGCCATGACGGTGGGCCGGCTCACCGGGACCGCGCTGCTCGAACGCCTCGGCCGCACCCGCACCGTGATCGCCGGCGGCACGACCGCGGCGGCCGGGATGCTGGTCGGCTCGCTCGCGAACTCCCTGTGGGCCGCGCTCCTCGGCTTCGCGGTCGCCGGGCTCGGTCTGGCCAACCTCTTCCCGGTGGCCGTCGAACGGGCGGGCGCGCT
This region of Streptomyces chromofuscus genomic DNA includes:
- a CDS encoding vWA domain-containing protein is translated as MNPSAPGTLDLDKLFAARLQAARARPYLATALFALHPVASRQVSTMAVDPHWRCYVSPAFVDRTPVEELAGVWVHEVSHLLRDHHGRSDRVARERGLSGPGERLRMNIAADLEINDDVFGDGLVRPEGAVEPRSLMLPEGQLLEDYLRQFRLGPRLQHLAWLDCGSGADGLERAWDLGPDGAHGLSAQERDAVRFRVAQGINGRPGSAPRGWRRWAEEAFQPPQPWRELLGAAVRSATSGPGVGEDYTYGRPARRSAGVPGAVLPSLRRRPPRVCVVIDTSASVSDAELGGALREVAAITRAVGGRRDLITVLSCDAAARFVAPLCRDEGIGLVGGGGTDLRTGFAKALRTRPRPDALVVLTDGRTPWPSTRPPCRTVVGLFPRQHTSRPGDDEDDPEYVPDSPPEWARVVVIGSPAPGAR
- a CDS encoding AAA family ATPase encodes the protein MPTHTPSRSTPSSRPAAAEAHPSPLVVADALSTLLRTTATEPRTDPQLEALTLAVAADLPVLLWGEPGIGKTAALTQLAATLDLPLTTVVASVHEPSDFSGLPVVGDDPAAQGVPMAPPDWAVRLVRAGRGLLFLDELSTAAPAVQAALLRLVLERRVGALRLPPDVRVVAAANPPSSAADGWELSPPLANRFVHLQWTHDHEVVVRGLGGTWPRATLPRLDPEKLPEAVDFARRAVCGLLSARPKLVHQLPSTETRRGGAWPSPRSWETALRLIAFATAASTSREVLSLLVRGAVGDGPGLELLASLDRMDLPDPEDLLADPAGAVLPERGDLRQAVLDGVVAAVRRHPDRSRWDAAWALLVRAVETGAPDLVVVPATTLATLRREDWDVPASIERLAGVVSLSRRADRAAARVAAVPAQAGR
- a CDS encoding MFS transporter translates to MPPINKTRSHNAVPGNDHGLTRLRIALTTFFALDGFVFAGWVVRIPAIKEQTGASASTLGLALLCVSAGAVVTMMLTGRLCRRFGSHPVTVVCAVLLSLTVALPPLTHSVTALGAVLLLFGAAYGGINVAFNSAAVDLVTALRRPVMPSFHAAFSLGGMVGAGLGALVAGSLSPTRHLLGLTLVGLLVTALAGPTLLRRKPPSPPERMPSDVRAPRRTGARTRGLVLVFGLIALCTAYGEGALADWGALHLEQDLHASPGVAAVGYSCFALAMTVGRLTGTALLERLGRTRTVIAGGTTAAAGMLVGSLANSLWAALLGFAVAGLGLANLFPVAVERAGALAGPSGVATASTLGYGGMLLGPPAIGFMADWFSLPTALTSVAVLAGIAAVIGFATRGVAER